The Daucus carota subsp. sativus chromosome 7, DH1 v3.0, whole genome shotgun sequence genome window below encodes:
- the LOC108196148 gene encoding short-chain dehydrogenase TIC 32, chloroplastic-like: MWIFGGRSESGFNASNNAEQVTEGIDGTALTAIVTGATNGIGKETARVLALRHVHVVMGVRNVNAGEKLKEELLQQIPYARIEVMEIDLNSLDSVREFASQYISSGLPLNILINNAGILAPFKFTLSRDNIEQTFAVNHLGQFLLTNLLMETMKKTASRSRTEGRIINVSSFMHRYGVHKEGIRFEEINDEKSYSSSALGRSAYGLSKLCNILHTNELARRFKAEEVNITANSLHPGFITTNIFAPNAGVTSWLMNTLAKYISKDIGQGASTTCYLSLNPKVKGVSGEYFVDNNKVEASKLARDSGLAKKLWDYSLSFTDAKF; the protein is encoded by the exons ATGTGGATTTTTGGCGGGAGAAGTGAATCCGGGTTCAATGCAAGTAATAATGCAGAGCAGGTTACAGAAGGAATTGATGGCACTGCCCTTACTGCCATTGTCACAG GAGCAACAAATGGTATTGGAAAAGAGACTGCACGAGTCCTTGCTCTGCGCCATGTTCATGTAGTTATGGGAGTAAGAAATGTTAATGCTggtgaaaaattaaaagaagaATTGCTGCAGCAGATCCCTTATGCTAGAATTGAAGTCATGGAAATTGATCTTAATTCACTAGACTCGGTCAGGGAATTTGCATCACAATATATATCCAGTGGCCTTCCTCTTAACATCTTGAT TAATAATGCAGGGATTTTGGCTCCTTTCAAATTCACACTTTCAAGAGACAACATTGAACAAACATTTGCAGTCAACCACTTGG GTCAATTTCTTTTGACAAACCTTTTAATGGAGACGATGAAAAAGACAGCAAGTAGGAGCCGGACAGAAGGAAGAATTATCAATGTATCATCATTCATGCACAGATATGGAGTTCACAAGGAAGGGATTCGTTTTGAAGAGATCAATGATGAGAAGAG CTACAGCAGCTCTGCTTTGGGAAGGTCAGCATATGGACTATCCAAGCTTTGTAACATCCTTCACACTAATGAACTTGCAAGGCGCTTCAAG GCAGAGGAAGTTAATATAACTGCAAACTCACTTCATCCAGGATTCATAACCACAAATATCTTTGCACCTAACGCTGGAGTTACTTCCT GGCTGATGAACACACTTGCAAAATACATATCTAAAGACATAGGACAG GGAGCATCAACAACATGTTATCTATCATTGAATCCAAAAGTTAAAGGGGTAAGCGGAGAATATTTTGTGGACAACAACAAAGTGGAAGCCAGCAAATTGGCAAGAGATTCTGGGTTGGCCAAGAAACTTTGGGACTACAGTCTGAGCTTTACGGATGCCAAGTTCTAG
- the LOC108196147 gene encoding short-chain dehydrogenase TIC 32, chloroplastic-like produces the protein MWRFGGKGESGFCAGNTAEQVTDGIDGSAQTAIITGATNGIGKETARVLALRHVHVVMGVRNVNAGKILKDNLLQEIPYARIDVMEIDLNSLDSVREFASQYISSNLPLNILINNAGILAPPKFTLSKDNIEQTFAVNHLGQFLLTNLLLETMNKTAQKTRTEGRIINVSSDMHRYSVHKEGIRFETINDEKSYNSSAMGKSAYGLSKLCNILHTNELARRLKEEGVDITANSLHPGLIATNIFAPNSGPGYWLVKTIAKYTSKNIEQGASTTCYVALHPKVKGISGEYFVDNNKVEASTLARDSDLAKKLWDYSLSFTEAKH, from the exons ATGTGGAGGTTTGGAGGGAAAGGTGAATCCGGATTCTGTGCTGGTAACACTGCAGAGCAAGTTACAGACGGAATTGATGGAAGTGCTCAAACAGCCATCATCACAG GAGCCACAAACGGTATTGGAAAAGAGACTGCACGAGTGCTTGCCTTGCGTCATGTTCATGTAGTCATGGGAGTCAGAAATGTTAATGCTGGTAAAATACTAAAAGACAACTTGCTCCAGGAGATCCCGTATGCTAGAATTGATGTCATGGAAATCGATCTCAATTCACTAGACTCTGTCAGGGAATTTGCTTCACAATACATTTCCAGCAATCTACCTCTCAACATTCTAAT TAATAATGCAGGAATTTTGGCTCCTCCCAAGTTCACATTATCAAAAGACAACATTGAACAAACATTTGCAGTCAATCATTTAG GTCAGTTCCTCTTGACGAATCTTTTGTTGGAGACGATGAATAAGACTGCACAAAAGACCCGGACAGAAGGAAGGATTATTAACGTATCATCAGACATGCACAGATATAGTGTTCACAAAGAGGGAATACGCTTTGAAACGATCAATGATGAGAAAAG TTACAACAGCTCTGCTATGGGAAAGTCAGCATATGGACTATCCAAGCTTTGTAACATTCTGCACACTAATGAGCTTGCAAGGCGCTTGAAG GAAGAGGGAGTTGATATAACAGCAAACTCGCTTCATCCAGGACTTATAGCCACAAATATCTTTGCACCTAATAGCGGACCTGGTTACT GGTTAGTGAAAACAATTGCGAAATACACGTCCAAAAACATTGAACAG GGAGCGTCAACTACATGTTATGTGGCACTGCACCCGAAAGTTAAAGGGATTTCAGGAGAATATTTTGTGGACAACAATAAAGTGGAAGCGAGCACGTTGGCAAGAGATTCTGACTTGGCCAAGAAACTCTGGGACTACAGTCTGAGTTTCACAGAAGCAAAGCACTAG